The following are encoded in a window of Pygocentrus nattereri isolate fPygNat1 chromosome 5, fPygNat1.pri, whole genome shotgun sequence genomic DNA:
- the LOC108411496 gene encoding MAD2L1-binding protein, whose amino-acid sequence MEAGLRKERKASKSMTLNKNGELAGGCSARLVQCSDPSKEIAAASEQDSLCCVHPESPADLRAEVCPRSPESSAGVAGISDEIQLPVADGDEELVRVEGAEKENRSSSAGVSGSSARSRLETSSLHTDAPLPPLARQEDSECRTTSAWQATCDDEEIARKGREEGRVDVVFPGCVTPDGCCRLVCELLKCVLYQRQQLPMTYDQMVFFQKQQHTSVQSEEAIVKKAPKTSGGLNWHRCQRTLQELDNVLGNLEALFTLSHVPRVLFMLGGSTIFPSELYEVNMEALAVGGGERSLRTSLCLRQLFRTLFVADLLSDVKPIRLMATTIMALAHRDCGVPWFKPKVDFKVPTRVKKQVISLVCDTSLSEQSKAATRDWEDYIWFQAPVTVKGFCK is encoded by the exons ATGGAGGCAGGTttgaggaaagagaggaaagcgAGTAAAAGTATGACTCTTAACAAAAACGGCGAGCTGGCCGGTGGCTGTAGTGCACGGTTGGTCCAGTGTAGTGATCCGAGCAAAGAGATCGCAGCTGCGAGCGAACAGGACAGTTTGTGCTGCGTCCATCCGGAAAGTCCAGCAGATTTAAGGGCAGAAGTGTGTCCGCGTTCACCCGAGAGCTCCGCCGGGGTTGCAGGGATCAGTGATGAGATCCAGCTGCCCGTCGCAGATGGAGATGAAGAGTTAGTGCGAGTGGAGGGCGCGGAGAAGGAGAaccgcagcagctctgcaggagTTTCTGGGTCATCAGCGAGGAGTCGACTGGAAACAA GCTCCCTGCATACAGATGCTCCACTCCCTCCTTTGGCCAGGCAGGAGGATTCTGAATGTAGAACAACATCTGCGTGGCAGGCTACATGTGATGATGAGGAGATTGCACGAAAAGGCAGAGAAGAAGGACGCGTGGACGTGGTGTTTCCTGGGTGCGTGACGCCAGATGGCTGCTGTAGGCTCGTCTGTGAGCTTCTCAAGTGTGTCCTGTATCAGCGACAGCAGCTGCCCATGACCTATGACCAGATGGTGTTCTTccaaaaacagcagcacacaTCTGTACAG TCTGAGGAAGCCATAGTCAAGAAAGCCCCCAAAACATCTGGAGGCCTGAATTGGCATCGATGCCAGCGGACACTGCAAGAGCTAGACAACGTGCTGGGTAATCTAGAGGCTCTTTTCACTCTCAGCCACGTGCCACGAGTGCTTTTCATGCTGGGCGGATCTACAATCTTTCCTTCTGAGCTGTACGAGGTCAACATGGAGGCTTTGGCTGTGGGAGGTGGCGAAAGGAGTTTGAGGACGTCTTTGTGTCTGAGGCAGCTTTTCCGCACTCTGTTTGTGGCCGACTTGTTATCTGACGTAAAACCCATACGCCTCATGGCTACTACAATCATGGCCCTTGCCCACCGGGACTGTGGCGTACCATGGTTTAAACCAAAGGTTGACTTCAAAGTTCCCACAAGGGTGAAGAAGCAAGTCATTTCATTAGTCTGCGACACTTCATTAAGTGAGCAATCAAAGGCAGCCACCAGAGACTGGGAGGATTATATATGGTTTCAGGCTCCAGTGACTGTAAAGGGCTTTTGTAAATGA
- the LOC108411492 gene encoding epoxide hydrolase 1-like, protein METLENMQKAISSLDPCQLKVLLVTSVGIGGLLCYLALRKKTKNIPVGDGWWRVGEKPLSEDRTIRPFVVETSEEMIQDLHQRINQTRYTESLEDGRFHYGFNSAYLKKVAKYWRHEFDWEKQVRVLNKYPHFKTNIEGLDVHFIHVKPVQRAGQKVLPLMMVHGWPGSFYEFYKILPLLTETEGDFVFEVICPSIPGYGYSEAPHTQGFTCLDAARIFHKLMDRLDFSDYYVQGGDWGAFITCSMALMKPECIRGLHLNMVNAKAGGALSIISLLVGRYLPFLVGFTREDVCRIYPFMQKNVYKILRESGYMHIQATKPDTAGCGLNNSPVGLAAYILEKFSTWTDYKNRDLEDGGLERKFSLDDLLTNIMIYWTTGSIIPSMRFYKENMGANFQKTMDNTTKIHVPTGLAAFPHELLHCPRVWARSRFTDIRSYTYMPRGGHFAAFEEPVLLAQDLLQFVKKVESKRPK, encoded by the exons ATGGAGACGTTGGAAAACATGCA AAAGGCCATTTCCAGTCTTGATCCCTGCCAACTTAAGGTGTTACTGGTCACCTCTGTGGGAATTGGAGGTCTTTTGTGCTACTTGGctttgaggaaaaaaacaaagaatatcCCAGTTGGAGATGGCTGGTGGAGAGTAGGAGAGAAGCCCCTTTCAGAGGACAGGACTATACGTCCTTTTGTTGTGGAGACCTCTGAAGAAATGATACAG GATCTTCACCAACGCATCAACCAAACAAGATACACAGAAAGTCTGGAAGATGGCCGGTTCCACTACGGCTTTAACTCTGCCTATCTCAAAAAGGTGGCCAAATACTGGAGGCATGAGTTTGACTGGGAGAAGCAGGTTAGGGTGCTTAACAAGTACCCTCACTTCAAAACCAACATTGAGG GTTTAGATGTGCACTTCATCCATGTGAAGCCTGTCCAGCGTGCTGGACAGAAGGTTCTGCCTCTCATGATGGTGCATGGCTGGCCTGGTTCCTTCTATGAGTTCTACAAGATTTTGCCTCTGCTCACTGAGACTGAAGGAGACTTTGTATTTGAGGTCATCTGTCCCTCCATCCCAGGATATGGCTATTCTGAAGCCCCACATACGCAAG GATTCACTTGCCTGGATGCTGCACGGATCTTCCATAAGCTGATGGACAGACTGGACTTCAGTGACTATTATGTTCAAGGGGGAGACTGGGGAGCATTTATCACCTGCAGCATGGCCCTGATGAAGCCTGA GTGCATTCGgggtttacatcttaacatgGTCAACGCCAAGGCAGGAGGTGCTCTATCAATCATCTCTCTCCTTGTTGGCCGTTATCTGCCTTTCCTGGTGGGATTCACCAGAGAAGATGTTTGCAGAATTTATCCTTTCATGCAGAAGAACGTGTACAAAATACTACGAGAATCTGGCTACATGCACATCCAAGCCACCAAACCTGATACTGCAG GCTGTGGGTTAAATAACTCTCCAGTTGGTCTGGCTGCATACATCTTGGAGaagttcagcacctggactgACTATAAGAACAGGGACCTTGAAGATGGAGGGTTAGAGAG AAAGTTCAGTTTGGATGACCTCCTGACCAACATTATGATCTACTGGACTACAGGCTCCATCATTCCGTCCATGCGCTTCTACAAAGAGAACATGGGCGCAAACTTTCAAAAAACCATGGACAATAC AACAAAAATCCATGTCCCTACGGGATTGGCAGCATTTCCCCATGAGCTGTTACACTGTCCCAGGGTCTGGGCCCGCTCGAGGTTCACAGACATCCGCTCCTACACCTACATGCCGCGAGGTGGTCACTTCGCAGCCTTTGAGGAACCTGTGCTGCTGGCCCAGGACTTGTTGCAGTTTGTGAAGAAAGTGGAGAGCAAGAGGCCTAAATAA